A single genomic interval of Helianthus annuus cultivar XRQ/B chromosome 13, HanXRQr2.0-SUNRISE, whole genome shotgun sequence harbors:
- the LOC118485581 gene encoding uncharacterized protein LOC118485581 isoform X2 produces the protein MIRLVTSNLSVNRSFLCLKHCFGFYLIFCDKQSNSMDRFCLIRRRMKVCLGDGWIWMLFRVLLEVCREATDWNNQIRRQKFARQRVKC, from the exons ATGATTCGTTTGGTTACATCTAATCTGAGTGTTAATCGAAGTTTTTTGTGCTTGAAGCATTGTTTTGGGTTTTATCTCATCTTTTGTGACAAACAATCTAATTCGATGGATCGGTTTTGTTTGATTAG AAGAAGAATGAAGGTGTGCTTGGGTGACGGCTGGATCTGGATGTTATTTAGGGTTTTGCTTGAAGTTTGCAG GGAAGCAACGGACTGGAACAATCAAATAAGAAGGCAAAAATTCGCAAGACAAAG AGTAAAATGTTGA
- the LOC118485581 gene encoding uncharacterized protein LOC118485581 isoform X3 yields the protein MIRLVTSNLSVNRSFLCLKHCFGFYLIFCDKQSNSMDRFCLIRRRMKVCLGDGWIWMLFRVLLEVCREATDWNNQIRRQKFARQR from the exons ATGATTCGTTTGGTTACATCTAATCTGAGTGTTAATCGAAGTTTTTTGTGCTTGAAGCATTGTTTTGGGTTTTATCTCATCTTTTGTGACAAACAATCTAATTCGATGGATCGGTTTTGTTTGATTAG AAGAAGAATGAAGGTGTGCTTGGGTGACGGCTGGATCTGGATGTTATTTAGGGTTTTGCTTGAAGTTTGCAG GGAAGCAACGGACTGGAACAATCAAATAAGAAGGCAAAAATTCGCAAGACAAAG ATGA
- the LOC118485581 gene encoding uncharacterized protein LOC118485581 isoform X1 translates to MIRLVTSNLSVNRSFLCLKHCFGFYLIFCDKQSNSMDRFCLIRRRMKVCLGDGWIWMLFRVLLEVCREATDWNNQIRRQKFARQSDVKKKKSNEKEKVNRVKKIMDGKFW, encoded by the exons ATGATTCGTTTGGTTACATCTAATCTGAGTGTTAATCGAAGTTTTTTGTGCTTGAAGCATTGTTTTGGGTTTTATCTCATCTTTTGTGACAAACAATCTAATTCGATGGATCGGTTTTGTTTGATTAG AAGAAGAATGAAGGTGTGCTTGGGTGACGGCTGGATCTGGATGTTATTTAGGGTTTTGCTTGAAGTTTGCAG GGAAGCAACGGACTGGAACAATCAAATAAGAAGGCAAAAATTCGCAAGACAAAG TGATGTCAAGAAGAAAAAGTCAAATGAGAAAGAAAAAGTCAATCGAGTGAAAAAGATAATGGATGGAAAGTTTTGGTAA